The Gracilimonas sp. genome includes a region encoding these proteins:
- a CDS encoding M20/M25/M40 family metallo-hydrolase, with product MKRIALIVCIMMSLPFGPVHAQTTDEMVDAIVKEATENSQLEYLAHQLTDVIGPRLVGTPQMQQAHEWAVEQFEEWGISAENQQFGQWQGWERGITHVDLVSPRVVSLEGMQLAWSPATKKGGVEGKLDIIPDVENKAAFEEWLKTIKGKFILVSMMQPTGRPDYNWEEYATEESFEKMKQERDAMQDAWRERFTKIGYNSREVLSVLEEAGAAGIIQSRWSSGFGVNKIFSAGTEEVPVIDLALEDYGMLYRMVEYGDNPVIKVNAQSRKLGKVPTFNTIATIPGSEKPDEYIILSAHYDSWDGGTGATDNATGSITMMEAARILKEVYPNPKRTIIVGLWGSEEQGLNGSAAFVEDNPEIVDNMQALFNQDNGTGRVVRISGQGFLHAYEFLGRWLEAVPRDITRHIETTFPGTPGGGGSDYASFVSAGAPGFSLSSLSWSYWNYTWHTNRDTYDKIVFDDVRNNAILTAVLTYMASEDPETFPRDKAVLPISRRTGEQMTWPIPRTANRDGGN from the coding sequence ATGAAAAGAATCGCACTTATTGTATGTATAATGATGTCGCTGCCATTCGGGCCGGTCCATGCTCAAACGACCGACGAAATGGTAGATGCCATCGTAAAAGAGGCCACTGAAAATTCGCAGCTGGAATACCTGGCACATCAGCTCACGGATGTGATCGGCCCTCGACTGGTTGGAACACCTCAAATGCAGCAAGCTCATGAATGGGCCGTTGAGCAATTTGAAGAATGGGGAATCTCAGCAGAAAATCAGCAGTTTGGGCAGTGGCAGGGATGGGAACGAGGCATCACCCATGTTGACCTGGTTTCACCCCGGGTGGTTTCGCTGGAAGGAATGCAGCTGGCTTGGAGTCCGGCCACCAAGAAAGGCGGAGTTGAAGGTAAATTAGATATCATCCCTGATGTAGAAAACAAAGCCGCATTTGAAGAATGGCTTAAAACCATCAAAGGAAAATTCATCCTGGTTTCTATGATGCAGCCCACCGGCCGTCCTGATTATAATTGGGAAGAATACGCGACTGAAGAATCTTTCGAAAAAATGAAACAAGAGCGTGATGCCATGCAAGATGCCTGGCGCGAACGCTTCACAAAAATTGGCTACAACTCCCGCGAAGTGCTCTCCGTTCTGGAAGAAGCAGGAGCAGCAGGTATTATCCAATCCCGATGGTCAAGTGGATTTGGTGTGAATAAAATCTTCAGTGCGGGCACCGAAGAAGTGCCTGTAATAGACCTTGCCCTTGAAGATTATGGCATGCTTTATCGAATGGTTGAGTATGGAGATAACCCCGTGATTAAGGTAAATGCCCAATCCAGGAAATTAGGTAAAGTCCCGACTTTCAATACCATTGCTACCATTCCCGGCTCAGAAAAACCGGACGAGTACATTATCCTTTCAGCTCACTACGATTCCTGGGATGGCGGAACCGGAGCCACCGATAACGCCACCGGCTCCATTACCATGATGGAAGCTGCGCGAATTCTGAAAGAAGTGTATCCAAACCCAAAACGTACGATTATTGTCGGACTGTGGGGAAGTGAAGAGCAGGGCCTTAACGGATCAGCGGCTTTTGTGGAAGACAATCCTGAGATCGTTGACAATATGCAGGCCTTGTTTAATCAGGATAATGGAACCGGACGTGTGGTCCGCATATCCGGGCAGGGGTTCCTGCATGCTTATGAGTTTTTAGGACGATGGCTGGAAGCTGTACCCCGCGATATCACCCGACATATTGAAACCACTTTTCCAGGAACTCCCGGTGGTGGCGGTTCCGACTACGCTTCTTTTGTTTCAGCTGGAGCTCCCGGTTTTTCTCTTAGCTCGTTAAGCTGGAGCTACTGGAACTATACCTGGCATACCAATCGCGATACTTATGATAAAATCGTTTTCGATGATGTACGGAATAATGCCATCCTGACGGCAGTTCTAACGTATATGGCCAGCGAAGATCCCGAGACTTTCCCTCGCGATAAAGCTGTGTTACCGATCAGCCGAAGAACCGGTGAGCAAATGACCTGGCCCATACCGCGTACGGCAAACCGGGACGGCGGAAACTAA
- a CDS encoding amidohydrolase yields MSDLQDVINLRRTLHRYPELSNLEFETSKRISAFINALNPDEEISISKTGKAFVFEGEEPGETLIFRCELDALPIQEKSNLAYRSSIPGVAHLCGHDGHMAIIARLGQLISQNRPKKGKAVLLFQPAEENYLGAKDVVESKEFHALSPDYIFALHNIPGVKKDTVLLKTGSFTAASCGFTVKLDGRTSHAAEPQNGLNPYYTATDIIDQILELANDNRSAFSDHTIATLIYIRLGEVAFGVSPGSLEMGITLRAYQNEDLDLLCNKSEAIVADLAEENGLDFEWSYSEIYPATLNDADCVGMISDSAKANELTLQQMDHPNNWSEDFAYFTATNKGAQFGFGAGESLPPLHNPGYDFPDDIIEPAALTFFSIYKEKLL; encoded by the coding sequence ATGTCCGATTTACAAGATGTCATCAACCTGAGACGCACCCTTCATCGCTACCCTGAGTTATCGAACCTGGAGTTTGAGACTTCCAAACGCATCTCAGCCTTCATCAATGCACTAAATCCCGATGAGGAAATATCGATTTCAAAAACCGGGAAAGCCTTTGTGTTTGAAGGAGAGGAACCGGGCGAAACTCTGATCTTCCGATGTGAACTGGATGCCCTCCCAATCCAGGAAAAGTCGAACCTGGCCTATCGTTCTTCTATACCCGGAGTAGCCCACCTTTGCGGGCACGATGGCCACATGGCTATTATTGCACGACTGGGGCAGTTAATATCTCAGAACAGACCCAAAAAGGGAAAAGCCGTTCTGCTCTTTCAACCTGCTGAGGAAAATTACCTGGGAGCTAAAGATGTGGTTGAGTCCAAGGAGTTTCATGCGCTATCACCGGACTACATCTTTGCTCTCCACAATATTCCCGGAGTCAAAAAGGATACTGTTTTACTGAAGACCGGAAGTTTCACAGCCGCTTCCTGTGGTTTCACGGTAAAGCTGGACGGAAGGACATCACACGCAGCTGAACCTCAGAACGGACTGAATCCATACTACACGGCCACTGACATTATTGACCAAATTTTGGAGCTGGCAAATGATAACCGCTCGGCTTTTTCCGATCATACCATTGCCACCCTTATCTACATACGATTAGGGGAAGTTGCCTTTGGTGTTTCACCGGGCAGTCTGGAAATGGGCATAACTCTGAGAGCCTACCAAAACGAAGATCTTGATCTTCTTTGTAATAAATCGGAAGCAATTGTAGCGGACCTAGCTGAGGAAAACGGGCTGGATTTCGAATGGAGTTATTCTGAGATCTATCCTGCTACGCTTAATGATGCCGATTGTGTAGGCATGATTTCTGACTCTGCAAAAGCCAATGAGCTGACGCTTCAACAGATGGATCATCCCAATAACTGGTCAGAGGATTTTGCCTATTTCACAGCTACCAATAAAGGCGCTCAGTTTGGATTCGGAGCCGGTGAAAGCCTGCCCCCTTTGCATAATCCCGGATACGATTTTCCCGATGATATTATAGAACCTGCTGCCCTCACTTTCTTTTCCATTTATAAAGAGAAACTGCTCTGA
- a CDS encoding Rid family detoxifying hydrolase codes for MQNKIINTENAPASVGVYSQAIQVGNTIYLSGQIGLIPESRELAGDDLESQTHQTLKNIRAVLKVAGYEMSDVVKAQVFLDDMNDYSAFNKVYVQYFPENPPARAVVEVSRIPLDAKVEIMVTAVKN; via the coding sequence ATGCAAAATAAAATCATAAACACCGAAAATGCACCGGCTTCTGTCGGCGTGTATTCCCAGGCCATTCAGGTTGGCAATACAATTTATTTATCAGGACAGATAGGCCTGATACCCGAAAGTCGCGAGCTTGCCGGAGATGACCTTGAATCTCAAACCCACCAAACGCTGAAGAATATCCGGGCGGTATTAAAGGTCGCCGGTTATGAAATGTCGGATGTGGTGAAGGCGCAGGTGTTTCTGGATGATATGAATGATTATTCCGCATTCAATAAAGTCTATGTTCAGTACTTTCCGGAGAACCCACCGGCACGGGCGGTTGTTGAAGTCAGCCGAATTCCTCTGGATGCTAAAGTAGAAATCATGGTTACTGCTGTAAAAAATTAG
- a CDS encoding GNAT family N-acetyltransferase, which produces MKPAKLTPFVNDPGEELEFAVDQLRKYNRSFTGPFESEYFGFIAKNDSEEVVGAVHGNTEWEWVFIKHLWVSEDFRGMELGSELMEAIIQEANRRGRYKYYLSTFEFQAPEFYKKLGFEIFGTLPQVSGEYDSFYMKREDRK; this is translated from the coding sequence ATGAAACCCGCGAAATTGACCCCATTTGTAAACGATCCCGGTGAAGAATTAGAGTTTGCTGTCGATCAGTTAAGAAAATACAATCGGTCTTTTACCGGCCCTTTTGAAAGTGAGTATTTCGGTTTTATAGCAAAAAATGACTCCGAAGAGGTAGTAGGGGCGGTACATGGAAATACCGAATGGGAATGGGTTTTTATAAAGCATCTGTGGGTCAGTGAAGACTTCAGGGGAATGGAGCTTGGCTCAGAGCTCATGGAGGCTATCATACAGGAAGCCAACAGGCGCGGGCGCTATAAGTATTACTTGTCCACGTTTGAATTTCAGGCTCCTGAATTTTATAAAAAACTGGGTTTTGAGATATTTGGCACATTGCCACAGGTGTCCGGAGAATACGATTCATTCTACATGAAAAGGGAAGACAGAAAATGA
- the rpoC gene encoding DNA-directed RNA polymerase subunit beta': MPVTKTLTVTKDFDSIGVSLASAETILSRSHGEVLTPETINYRTFKPEMDGLFCEKIFGPVKDYECHCGKYKRIRYKGIICDRCGVEVTRKAVRRERMGHITLTVPVVHIWYFKSLPNKIAYLLGMSSKNLDKIVYYETFVVINPGVARDLGYAQGDMISEEEKWDILEQLPEDNQELDDDDDDKFIVKEGADALEALLGDLDLDDLAYNLRYEVKHETSQMRKKKKLKRLQVIESFRAANQHTENRPEWMVQSVIPVIPPELRPLVPLEGGRFATSDLNDLYRRVIIRNNRLKRLIDIKAPDVILRNEKRMLQEAVDSLYDNSRKSNAVRNNNRPLKSLSDMLKGKSGRFRQNLLGKRVDYSGRSVIVVGPELKMHECGLPKEMAVELYKPFIIRRLIERGYVKTVKSAKKVVDRRDAVVWEVLENVIDGHPVLLNRAPTLHRLGIQAFQPVLIEEKAIRLHPLACTAFNADFDGDQMAVHLPLSHDAVLEASVLMLGSHNILSPANGGPIAVPSQDMILGLYYLTKPNDGMKGEGKTFASPAEVLVAFDQGKIDTHAKINVRIPTVNEDGEVVHEVIKTSTGRVLFNQITPKEIPFINKTLGKKELRNLIGDIHAIVGTAKTSRFLDDMKKLGYEEATIGGLSFSLDDIIIPDAKGELITKAKDEVTDIQGRYEMGFITDNERYNQVIDKWTSTTNRVSETLFSALASDRNGFNPVYMMADSGARGSKEQIRQLGGMRGLMAKPQKSSMQQGNEVIENPILSSFKEGLTVLEYFISTHGARKGLADTALKTADAGYLTRRLVDVSQDVIINENDCGTLRGIKMAALKDNEDIIESLEDRIIGRVSLHEIYDPISDELICEANQMIDESVASKIAETSIEEVEIRSVLTCETGRGVCAKCYGRDLARGTVVEKGEAVGVIAAQSIGEPGTQLTLRTFHVGGTASRLEAESQHKTKFEGKVEFENVRVVVYNDGEEEHNVVLSRAGEIKIVNDEGKVLINYNVPYGSEMLVEEGDVVPKGAVLCKWDPYNALIFSEIDGTVEYKDIIDGVTSSEDTDAQTGHREKVITDSKDRSLVPTLVIKGTKDRIRENTLPVDTHIVIDDGAKVEAGQVIAKIPRATSKSKDITAGLPRVTELFEARSPSEPAVVSEIDGIVEMGGRKRGSQEVFVKSKDGTDEKKYLISLSKHILVQSNDFVKAGQPLSDGTIPAQDILNILGPYAVQSYLVNEIQEVYRLQGVKINDKHIEVIVRTMMQKVEITDPGDTMFLEGDKVDRFEVNIKNDELIGKFVVTNPGGSDLKKGAILDRREVRDVNNELIKEGVEELETREAEPAISKPILLGITRAALSTDSWLSAASFQETTKVLTQASIEAKKDFLRGLKENVVVGHKVPAGTGLRDYNDIVVGSKKDMEEGDEEIAKVFEELGGSENGESETAEAED; this comes from the coding sequence TTGCCAGTAACTAAGACATTAACAGTCACGAAAGATTTCGACAGCATTGGGGTATCCCTTGCTTCCGCGGAAACGATTCTATCTCGTTCCCACGGCGAAGTCTTGACTCCTGAGACAATAAACTACCGAACCTTTAAGCCGGAAATGGACGGTCTTTTCTGTGAAAAGATCTTCGGCCCGGTTAAAGATTATGAATGCCATTGTGGTAAATACAAGCGTATCCGCTACAAGGGAATTATCTGCGACCGTTGCGGTGTGGAAGTTACCCGAAAAGCTGTACGTCGCGAGCGAATGGGGCATATTACCCTAACCGTTCCTGTAGTACACATTTGGTACTTCAAATCTCTTCCTAACAAAATCGCTTACCTGCTTGGAATGAGTTCCAAGAACCTGGATAAGATCGTTTATTACGAGACTTTCGTAGTAATCAATCCCGGTGTGGCGCGTGACCTCGGTTATGCCCAGGGCGATATGATCTCTGAAGAAGAGAAATGGGATATTTTAGAACAGCTGCCTGAAGATAACCAGGAACTGGATGACGACGATGATGACAAATTCATCGTGAAGGAAGGAGCCGATGCTCTTGAAGCACTCCTCGGTGATCTGGATCTGGACGACCTGGCTTATAATCTGCGCTATGAAGTGAAGCATGAGACTTCACAGATGCGTAAGAAGAAAAAGCTGAAGCGTCTTCAGGTAATTGAGTCATTCCGTGCCGCCAACCAGCACACTGAAAACCGTCCCGAGTGGATGGTACAGAGCGTAATACCGGTAATTCCACCGGAACTGCGACCGCTGGTACCTCTTGAAGGTGGCCGTTTTGCAACGTCCGACTTGAACGATCTTTATCGTCGGGTGATCATCCGAAACAATCGTCTGAAGAGATTGATTGATATTAAAGCTCCTGATGTGATTCTCCGAAACGAGAAGCGTATGCTGCAGGAAGCCGTTGATTCACTCTACGACAACTCAAGAAAATCAAACGCAGTACGAAACAACAACCGACCGCTTAAGTCACTTTCAGATATGCTGAAAGGTAAGAGTGGCCGTTTCCGTCAAAACCTTCTTGGTAAGCGTGTTGACTATTCCGGCCGTTCTGTGATTGTGGTAGGACCCGAGCTGAAAATGCACGAATGCGGTCTGCCAAAAGAGATGGCGGTTGAGCTCTACAAACCATTCATTATCCGACGACTTATTGAGCGTGGATATGTGAAAACGGTTAAGAGCGCCAAGAAAGTAGTTGACCGACGCGATGCCGTTGTATGGGAAGTTCTTGAAAATGTAATTGACGGACACCCCGTATTGCTTAACCGTGCACCAACCTTGCACAGGTTAGGTATTCAGGCATTCCAGCCGGTACTTATTGAAGAAAAAGCTATCCGACTTCACCCACTCGCATGTACAGCTTTTAATGCTGACTTTGACGGTGACCAGATGGCCGTTCACCTTCCATTGAGCCACGATGCGGTACTTGAAGCATCTGTACTGATGTTAGGTTCACACAACATTTTATCTCCTGCGAACGGTGGACCTATTGCGGTTCCTTCTCAGGATATGATTTTGGGTCTGTATTACCTCACCAAGCCAAATGATGGCATGAAAGGTGAAGGCAAGACATTTGCCTCTCCGGCAGAAGTATTGGTTGCCTTCGACCAGGGTAAGATTGATACTCACGCCAAAATCAACGTTCGAATTCCGACGGTAAATGAGGATGGAGAAGTTGTCCATGAAGTGATTAAAACTTCTACCGGACGTGTACTCTTCAACCAGATTACGCCGAAAGAAATCCCATTCATCAACAAGACACTCGGTAAGAAAGAACTGAGAAATCTGATTGGTGATATTCATGCAATTGTAGGAACGGCGAAGACGTCCAGATTCCTCGATGACATGAAGAAACTCGGTTATGAAGAAGCGACCATTGGTGGTCTTTCTTTCAGCCTTGACGATATCATTATTCCTGATGCCAAAGGTGAGTTGATTACCAAGGCGAAGGATGAAGTGACTGATATCCAGGGACGTTACGAGATGGGTTTCATTACCGATAACGAGCGTTACAACCAGGTTATTGATAAATGGACCTCAACCACTAACCGTGTGTCTGAAACCCTGTTCTCAGCTCTTGCGAGCGACAGAAATGGATTCAACCCGGTATATATGATGGCGGATTCCGGAGCTCGTGGTTCTAAAGAGCAGATTCGTCAGTTAGGTGGTATGCGTGGTCTGATGGCGAAACCTCAGAAGAGTTCCATGCAGCAGGGCAATGAGGTAATTGAGAACCCGATTCTTTCTTCTTTCAAAGAGGGACTGACGGTACTTGAGTACTTTATCTCTACTCACGGTGCGCGTAAAGGTCTTGCCGATACCGCTCTTAAAACTGCCGATGCGGGTTATTTGACTCGTCGTCTGGTTGATGTTTCTCAGGATGTGATCATCAACGAGAATGACTGTGGTACCCTCCGTGGTATTAAGATGGCGGCTCTGAAAGACAACGAAGATATTATCGAGAGTCTCGAAGATCGTATTATCGGGCGTGTTTCACTCCACGAAATCTATGATCCGATTTCTGATGAATTGATCTGCGAAGCAAACCAGATGATTGATGAGTCTGTAGCTTCCAAGATTGCCGAGACTTCTATCGAAGAAGTAGAAATTCGTTCAGTACTTACCTGTGAAACCGGACGTGGTGTATGTGCCAAATGTTATGGCCGTGACCTCGCACGGGGAACCGTAGTTGAGAAAGGGGAAGCCGTAGGGGTTATCGCCGCTCAGTCTATTGGTGAGCCGGGTACGCAGCTGACCCTTCGAACCTTCCACGTTGGTGGTACGGCATCTCGTCTGGAGGCTGAATCTCAGCACAAGACGAAATTCGAAGGTAAAGTAGAATTTGAAAACGTTCGCGTTGTGGTTTACAACGACGGTGAAGAAGAGCACAATGTGGTTCTTTCACGTGCCGGCGAAATCAAGATCGTGAACGACGAAGGTAAAGTTCTCATCAACTACAATGTGCCTTACGGTTCAGAGATGTTGGTTGAGGAAGGCGATGTGGTACCTAAAGGAGCCGTGCTCTGTAAGTGGGATCCATATAATGCCCTTATCTTCTCCGAAATTGACGGTACCGTTGAGTACAAAGATATCATCGACGGAGTGACTTCGTCTGAAGATACCGATGCTCAAACCGGTCACCGCGAAAAAGTTATTACCGATTCCAAAGATCGCTCGCTGGTACCAACCCTTGTGATCAAAGGAACCAAAGACCGAATCCGCGAAAATACACTGCCTGTTGATACCCACATCGTTATTGATGACGGTGCCAAGGTTGAAGCCGGTCAGGTTATCGCTAAGATTCCGCGCGCTACATCCAAGTCTAAGGATATTACCGCCGGTCTGCCGCGTGTAACTGAATTGTTTGAAGCACGTTCCCCAAGCGAACCTGCCGTTGTTTCTGAAATTGACGGTATTGTTGAAATGGGTGGACGTAAGCGTGGTTCACAAGAGGTATTTGTGAAATCCAAAGACGGAACGGATGAGAAGAAATATCTGATCTCGCTGAGCAAGCACATCTTGGTTCAATCCAATGACTTTGTGAAAGCAGGACAGCCTCTCTCAGACGGTACTATTCCGGCTCAGGATATTCTGAATATTCTCGGACCTTATGCAGTACAGTCGTATCTCGTGAACGAAATTCAGGAGGTTTACCGACTACAGGGTGTGAAAATCAATGACAAGCACATTGAGGTTATTGTACGCACCATGATGCAGAAGGTGGAAATCACCGATCCGGGCGATACCATGTTCCTTGAAGGGGATAAAGTGGATCGTTTTGAAGTGAACATCAAAAACGACGAGCTGATAGGTAAGTTTGTAGTAACCAATCCGGGCGGTTCTGATCTGAAGAAAGGAGCTATCCTCGATCGTCGTGAAGTAAGAGATGTAAACAACGAGCTGATTAAAGAAGGTGTAGAAGAACTCGAAACCCGTGAAGCAGAACCGGCTATTTCTAAGCCAATTCTGTTGGGTATTACTCGAGCTGCACTTTCAACCGATAGCTGGTTGTCGGCTGCTTCCTTCCAGGAAACAACCAAGGTACTTACTCAGGCTTCTATTGAAGCCAAGAAAGACTTCCTCCGCGGACTCAAAGAGAATGTGGTGGTTGGACATAAAGTGCCTGCCGGTACCGGTCTTCGCGACTACAACGACATTGTTGTTGGGTCTAAGAAAGACATGGAAGAAGGAGACGAAGAAATCGCCAAGGTATTTGAAGAACTTGGCGGAAGTGAAAACGGTGAAAGCGAAACCGCCGAAGCCGAAGATTAA
- a CDS encoding DoxX family protein — MKNKDLAKLLLRIGVGVIFIIAGWSKLSGIEGVQGFFGNIGIPLPGVMAWVVALVEFVGGIMVLVGYKVEIPGILLAFTMLVAILTVKMGGDNGFSGMRLELMLLLTSLALSMMGTGKYSLDDMLGTSGGDNSDAAPI; from the coding sequence ATGAAGAATAAAGATTTAGCAAAGTTACTGTTACGTATTGGTGTTGGTGTGATTTTCATTATTGCAGGATGGAGTAAGCTTTCCGGAATAGAAGGAGTACAAGGATTTTTCGGAAATATCGGCATCCCTCTTCCCGGAGTAATGGCCTGGGTGGTAGCCCTGGTCGAATTTGTTGGCGGCATTATGGTATTGGTTGGTTACAAAGTTGAGATTCCGGGCATATTACTGGCCTTCACAATGCTGGTGGCCATACTCACCGTTAAGATGGGCGGCGATAATGGTTTCAGCGGAATGCGACTGGAACTTATGTTGCTGCTTACCAGCCTTGCTTTATCTATGATGGGAACCGGTAAATATTCTCTGGATGATATGCTTGGCACCTCCGGCGGAGACAATTCCGATGCAGCCCCTATTTAA
- a CDS encoding rhodanese-like domain-containing protein, whose product MTATATLQRTDAETLHRKMTGEFAPIIINALSRDAYLAKHIPGSINIPTENAELAKEVIPFMDAEIIVYCANSDCDASPNLAQKLEEMGYTNVSDFEEGLAGWRQAGYELTGTEV is encoded by the coding sequence ATGACGGCTACAGCAACACTTCAACGAACAGACGCAGAAACATTACATCGCAAAATGACCGGTGAATTTGCACCGATCATTATTAACGCATTATCACGCGATGCCTATCTCGCAAAACATATTCCGGGTTCCATCAATATACCCACGGAAAATGCAGAACTGGCTAAAGAAGTAATCCCATTCATGGACGCTGAAATTATTGTGTATTGCGCGAATTCAGACTGTGACGCTTCGCCAAATCTTGCACAGAAGCTGGAAGAAATGGGATATACCAACGTCAGTGACTTTGAAGAAGGCCTTGCAGGCTGGAGACAAGCCGGGTATGAATTGACCGGAACAGAAGTCTGA
- a CDS encoding class I SAM-dependent methyltransferase — protein sequence MIQSEAKRLIEEAGFNKNEPVKWADLGCGSGLFSHALAELMPRESEILMVDKVNQAPIKSQMGGVHFKFLQIDFNEQPLPDSNFDGILMANSLHYVKNKKPFIQKLKTHLSGDGRLIIVEYDTVQSNPWIPYPINLKQLEQLFGEAGFESVRKIGERPSRYGQKNMYAVEVLLTNDQ from the coding sequence ATGATACAATCCGAAGCAAAAAGGCTAATTGAAGAAGCCGGGTTTAACAAAAATGAGCCGGTGAAATGGGCTGACCTTGGTTGTGGGAGCGGGCTCTTCAGCCATGCCTTAGCCGAGCTTATGCCAAGAGAGAGTGAAATTCTAATGGTGGATAAGGTCAATCAGGCTCCCATCAAATCTCAGATGGGCGGAGTACATTTTAAGTTTCTGCAAATTGATTTCAACGAACAGCCTCTTCCGGATAGCAATTTTGACGGAATTCTGATGGCCAATTCACTTCATTATGTGAAAAATAAAAAGCCCTTTATTCAAAAGTTAAAGACACATCTTTCAGGTGATGGTCGGCTGATCATCGTTGAGTATGATACTGTTCAGTCCAATCCATGGATTCCATATCCCATAAACCTTAAACAACTGGAGCAATTATTTGGGGAGGCAGGATTCGAATCTGTAAGAAAAATCGGGGAGCGGCCATCCAGATATGGACAAAAGAATATGTATGCTGTTGAAGTGCTTTTGACCAATGACCAGTGA
- a CDS encoding DUF1801 domain-containing protein translates to MNKATKAYNEDQSPADKEICDALAVLINTYLPEAENKIWHAHPVWFLDGNPVAAYSKLKDCVRLFFWSGQSFDEEGLSKSGSFKAAEKRYTSVDQFNKKEIKQWIEKARDIQWDYKNIVKRKGKLERLK, encoded by the coding sequence ATGAACAAAGCCACGAAAGCGTACAATGAAGATCAGTCACCTGCCGACAAGGAAATTTGTGATGCATTGGCCGTGCTAATTAATACCTATTTACCTGAGGCTGAGAACAAAATCTGGCATGCTCACCCGGTTTGGTTTTTGGATGGAAATCCGGTAGCAGCATATAGCAAACTGAAAGATTGTGTACGGCTTTTCTTTTGGAGTGGGCAGTCGTTTGATGAAGAAGGGTTGAGCAAATCAGGATCCTTTAAAGCTGCTGAAAAACGATATACTTCGGTGGATCAGTTCAATAAAAAAGAAATAAAGCAGTGGATTGAGAAAGCAAGAGACATCCAATGGGATTACAAAAACATCGTAAAAAGAAAAGGAAAGCTGGAACGGCTGAAGTGA